In Streptomyces violaceusniger Tu 4113, one DNA window encodes the following:
- a CDS encoding helix-turn-helix domain-containing protein, giving the protein MILLRRLLGDVLRRQRQRQGRTLREVSSSARVSLGYLSEVERGQKEASSELLSAICDALEVRMSQVMREVSDELSLAELAESAASTTEKVPAPMRPVLNPVSVTSVTGVPEERVTIKSPKEAVDVVAA; this is encoded by the coding sequence ATGATTCTGCTCCGTCGCCTGCTGGGTGACGTGCTGCGCCGGCAGCGCCAGCGCCAGGGCCGTACTCTGCGCGAGGTTTCCTCCTCCGCCCGGGTGTCGCTCGGCTATCTGTCAGAGGTCGAGCGCGGTCAGAAGGAAGCCTCGTCCGAGCTGCTGTCGGCGATCTGCGACGCCCTCGAGGTGCGGATGTCGCAGGTCATGCGTGAGGTCAGCGACGAGCTGTCGCTCGCCGAACTGGCCGAGTCGGCCGCGTCCACCACTGAGAAGGTCCCGGCGCCCATGCGGCCCGTGCTCAATCCCGTCTCTGTGACGTCCGTGACGGGCGTTCCGGAGGAGCGGGTGACCATCAAGTCCCCCAAGGAAGCCGTGGACGTGGTGGCGGCCTGA
- a CDS encoding Dps family protein — translation MSVVRSPLPEEHLKVVADALQGALVDLVDLHLVGKQIHWTVVGPRFRTIHLQLDEVVATTRDHADTVAERASALGVAPDGRAQTVAATSGVDTVKDGWTEDTQAIRTLVDALGAVIARMRERIRATDEPDPVTQDILIELTRDLEKHHWMFQAENGGHRA, via the coding sequence ATGTCTGTGGTCAGGAGCCCGCTGCCGGAGGAACACCTCAAGGTCGTCGCTGACGCGCTGCAAGGCGCCCTCGTCGATCTCGTCGACCTCCACTTGGTGGGCAAGCAGATTCACTGGACGGTCGTGGGCCCGCGATTCCGCACGATCCATTTGCAGCTCGACGAGGTCGTGGCGACGACCAGGGATCATGCCGACACGGTGGCGGAGCGGGCCTCGGCGCTCGGAGTGGCGCCGGACGGACGGGCTCAGACGGTCGCCGCGACCAGCGGTGTCGACACGGTCAAGGACGGCTGGACCGAGGACACCCAGGCCATCCGGACGCTCGTGGACGCTCTCGGAGCGGTGATCGCGCGGATGCGGGAGCGGATCCGCGCGACCGACGAACCGGACCCGGTGACCCAGGACATTCTCATCGAGCTCACCCGTGACCTGGAGAAGCACCACTGGATGTTCCAGGCCGAGAACGGTGGCCATCGAGCCTGA
- a CDS encoding Fpg/Nei family DNA glycosylase, protein MPEGDTVWQTAQRLHQALAGPPLTRSDLRVPRLATADLTGRRVLEVVPRGKHLLTRVEGGLTLHSHLRMDGSWQVYGPGERWRGGPHHQIRAILATAAHTAVGYRLPVLELLRTGDEDKVVGHLGPDLLGPDWDPDEALRRLLADPSRPLGEALLDQRNLAGIGNVYKSELCFVLRVSPWLPIGEVSSPERLVAHAKKLLEANRNRRARVTTAEPRPDRRLWVYGRPGRPCLRCGTPVRAADQGRAGQERSTFWCPSCQAGPQGPAPS, encoded by the coding sequence ATGCCCGAAGGAGACACCGTCTGGCAGACCGCACAGCGCCTTCACCAGGCCCTCGCCGGTCCTCCGCTCACCCGCAGTGACCTGCGCGTCCCCCGCCTGGCGACCGCCGACCTCACCGGCCGCCGGGTCCTGGAGGTCGTCCCGCGCGGCAAACATCTGCTGACCCGTGTCGAGGGCGGTCTGACCCTCCATTCCCATCTGCGGATGGACGGATCCTGGCAGGTGTACGGGCCGGGCGAGCGATGGCGCGGCGGCCCGCACCACCAGATCCGGGCCATCCTCGCCACCGCCGCCCACACCGCCGTCGGCTACCGCCTCCCCGTCCTCGAACTGCTCCGCACCGGCGACGAGGACAAGGTCGTCGGGCATCTCGGCCCCGATCTCCTCGGCCCCGACTGGGATCCGGACGAGGCGCTGCGCCGACTGCTCGCCGACCCGTCCCGGCCCCTGGGCGAAGCGCTGCTGGACCAGCGGAACCTCGCCGGGATCGGCAATGTCTACAAGTCCGAGCTGTGCTTCGTGCTGCGTGTCTCGCCCTGGCTGCCGATCGGCGAGGTGTCCTCCCCCGAGCGCCTGGTGGCCCACGCCAAGAAGCTGCTGGAGGCCAACAGGAACCGGCGGGCCCGGGTCACCACGGCCGAGCCGCGCCCCGACCGGCGGCTGTGGGTGTACGGGCGCCCGGGGCGGCCCTGTCTGCGCTGCGGTACGCCGGTGCGCGCCGCCGACCAGGGCCGTGCGGGTCAGGAGCGCTCGACCTTCTGGTGCCCGAGCTGCCAGGCGGGACCGCAGGGGCCCGCCCCGTCCTGA
- a CDS encoding ATP-dependent helicase, producing the protein MAGSALDAFSPATRGWFTGAFTAPTPAQEGAWRAIGEGSDVLVVAPTGSGKTLAAFLASLDRLAGEPPPAEAKKRCRVLYVSPLKALAVDVERNLRSPLTGIRQEAVRLGRPEPEIRVGTRSGDTPAAERRALATRPPDILITTPESLFLMLTSATREALRGVETVILDEVHAVAGTKRGAHLALSLERLDELLDRPARRIGLSATVRPVDEVARFLSPRRKVEIVQPPSGKEFDLSVVVPVEDLGELGGSPAQEGEAGERPSIWPHVEERITDLVQAHRSTIVFANSRRLAERLCNRLNEIAYERATGEALPEDHSPAELMAEAGAARGAPPLLARAHHGSVSKEQRALVEEDLKAGRLPAVVATSSLELGIDMGAVDLVVQVESPPSVASGLQRVGRAGHQVGAVSTGVVFPKYRGDLVQAAVVTERMREGAIESLRVPANPLDVLAQQIIAITAMDTWDVDELLALIRRAAPFASLPESAYTSVLDMLAGRYPSDAFAELRPRLVWDRVAHTVTGRPGAQRLAVTSGGTIPDRGLFGVFLAGADPKKGGGRVGELDEEMVYESRVGDVFTLGTTSWRIEDITRDRVLVSPAPGVPGRLPFWKGDQLGRPLELGRALGAFLREVGALRPEDARLRLLAAGLDAWAAENVIGYLDEQRRACGHVPDDRTIVVERFRDELGDWRVVVHSPFGAQVHAPWALALGSRLSERYGIDAQVMHADDGIVLRLPDADLMGLDLLDADPMRQGVEYDTDQSPVGAADVAFDKGEINQIVTDQVGGSALFASRFRECAARALLLPRRDPGKRTPLWQQRQRAAQLLQVASEFGSFPIVLEAVRECLQDVFDVPGLTELMGDIEARRVRLVEVTTPEPSPFARSLLFGYVAQFLYEGDSPLAERRAAALSLDARLLAELLGQAELRELLDADVLAELEHELQWLTEDRRIKDAEGVADVLRLLGPLTAAELTERGAEPGWAEDLAGARRAIRVRIAGEDHWTAVEDAGRLRDALGTALPVGVPEAFTEPVKDPLGDLLARYARTHGPFTSAQAAARFGLGVAVTEGALHRLAADGRVVQGEFHPSGIGQEWCDATVLRRLRRRSLAALRHELEPVPPSALAAFLPQWQHLGTHSLRGIDGLVRAIEQLQGAPVPASALEKLVLPSRVSDYAPTMLDELAASGEVVWAGAGALPGKDGWVTLHLADTAPLLLHTPHPLEAGPLHQAVLDSLAGGYGLFFRQIAEQARAAGHEFQDPQLAEALWDLVWSGRVTGDTLAPLRSLLGSGRTAGSTAHRAKRTVPRGRYGGLTGRTGRPTASRNGPPTVAGRWSLLPEREPEPTHRAHALARTLLDRHGVVTRGAVAAEGVEGGFSAAYRVLSAFEETGQARRGYVVEGLGAAQFAMDGAVDRLRAVSTARDRTAVPAFDGQRGQSRRAFVLASADPANAYGAALPWPDPPADAGHRPGRKAGAMVVLVDGELALYMERGGKTLLAWPSGEAEAASPEDDARLWTAVESLAESARAGALGSVTVERVNGVQALSSPIGKLLESAGFHPTPRGFRLRP; encoded by the coding sequence ATGGCAGGCTCGGCGCTCGACGCATTCTCCCCGGCCACCCGCGGGTGGTTCACGGGCGCCTTCACCGCGCCCACGCCCGCGCAGGAGGGCGCGTGGCGGGCGATCGGCGAGGGCTCGGACGTCCTGGTGGTCGCCCCCACCGGCTCGGGCAAGACCCTGGCCGCCTTCCTGGCGTCGCTGGACAGGCTGGCCGGTGAGCCGCCGCCCGCCGAGGCGAAGAAGCGCTGCCGGGTGCTGTACGTCTCCCCGCTGAAGGCCCTGGCGGTGGATGTCGAGCGCAATCTCCGCAGCCCGCTGACCGGTATCCGCCAGGAGGCGGTGCGGCTTGGCAGGCCCGAGCCGGAGATCCGGGTGGGCACCCGCTCGGGCGACACCCCGGCCGCCGAGCGCCGCGCTCTGGCCACCCGCCCGCCGGACATCCTCATCACCACCCCCGAGTCGCTGTTCCTGATGCTCACCTCCGCCACCCGGGAGGCGCTGCGCGGCGTGGAGACCGTGATCCTGGACGAGGTCCACGCCGTCGCGGGGACGAAGCGGGGCGCCCATCTCGCGCTGTCCCTGGAGCGCCTCGACGAGCTGCTCGATCGCCCCGCCCGGCGCATCGGCCTGTCGGCGACCGTGCGGCCGGTGGACGAGGTGGCGCGGTTCCTGTCGCCGCGGCGCAAGGTGGAGATCGTCCAGCCGCCGTCGGGCAAGGAGTTCGACCTGTCGGTGGTCGTGCCCGTGGAGGATCTGGGCGAGTTGGGCGGCTCCCCCGCCCAGGAGGGCGAGGCGGGCGAGCGGCCGTCGATCTGGCCCCATGTGGAGGAGCGGATCACCGATCTCGTCCAGGCCCATCGCTCCACCATCGTCTTTGCCAACTCCCGCCGGCTGGCCGAGCGGCTGTGCAACCGGCTGAACGAGATCGCCTACGAGCGGGCCACCGGTGAGGCCCTGCCCGAGGACCACTCCCCCGCCGAGCTGATGGCCGAGGCCGGTGCCGCCCGGGGCGCGCCCCCGCTGCTGGCCCGCGCGCACCACGGCTCGGTGTCCAAGGAGCAGCGGGCGCTGGTCGAGGAGGACCTCAAGGCCGGCCGGCTGCCCGCGGTCGTCGCCACCTCCAGCCTCGAGCTCGGTATCGACATGGGCGCGGTCGACCTGGTCGTCCAGGTCGAGTCGCCGCCCTCGGTGGCCTCCGGTCTGCAGCGGGTGGGCCGGGCCGGCCACCAGGTGGGCGCGGTCTCCACCGGCGTCGTCTTCCCGAAGTACCGCGGGGATCTGGTGCAGGCCGCGGTGGTCACCGAGCGGATGCGCGAGGGGGCCATCGAATCGCTGCGGGTGCCCGCCAACCCGCTGGACGTGCTCGCCCAGCAGATCATCGCCATCACCGCCATGGACACCTGGGACGTGGACGAGCTCCTGGCCCTGATCCGCCGCGCCGCGCCGTTCGCCTCGCTCCCGGAGTCGGCGTACACCTCGGTCCTGGACATGCTCGCGGGCCGCTACCCCTCCGACGCCTTCGCGGAGTTGCGGCCGCGCCTGGTGTGGGACCGCGTCGCCCATACGGTCACGGGCCGCCCCGGGGCGCAGCGGCTCGCGGTGACCTCCGGCGGCACCATCCCCGACCGCGGGCTCTTCGGCGTCTTCCTGGCGGGCGCCGACCCCAAGAAGGGCGGCGGCAGGGTCGGCGAGCTCGACGAGGAGATGGTCTACGAGTCGCGGGTGGGCGATGTGTTCACCCTGGGCACCACCTCCTGGCGGATCGAGGACATCACCCGCGACCGGGTCCTGGTCTCCCCCGCCCCCGGCGTCCCCGGCCGGCTCCCCTTCTGGAAGGGCGACCAGCTCGGCCGCCCCCTGGAGCTGGGCCGCGCCCTGGGGGCGTTCCTGCGCGAGGTCGGCGCGCTGCGGCCTGAGGACGCCCGTCTGCGGCTGCTGGCCGCCGGTCTGGACGCCTGGGCCGCCGAGAACGTCATCGGGTATCTGGACGAGCAGCGCCGTGCCTGCGGGCATGTGCCGGACGACCGCACGATCGTGGTGGAGCGGTTCCGCGACGAGCTGGGCGACTGGCGGGTGGTGGTCCACTCCCCCTTCGGCGCGCAGGTCCACGCCCCCTGGGCACTCGCCCTGGGCTCCCGCCTCTCCGAGCGGTACGGCATCGACGCCCAGGTCATGCACGCCGACGACGGCATCGTGCTGCGGCTGCCCGACGCCGACCTGATGGGTCTCGACCTCCTCGACGCCGACCCGATGCGCCAGGGCGTGGAGTACGACACCGACCAGTCCCCGGTGGGCGCGGCCGATGTCGCGTTCGACAAGGGCGAGATCAACCAGATCGTCACCGACCAGGTCGGCGGCTCGGCGCTGTTCGCCTCCCGGTTCCGCGAATGCGCCGCCCGCGCACTGCTGCTGCCCCGCCGCGACCCCGGCAAGCGCACCCCGCTGTGGCAGCAGCGCCAGCGCGCCGCGCAGCTCCTCCAGGTGGCAAGCGAGTTCGGCTCCTTCCCGATCGTCCTCGAAGCCGTCCGCGAATGCCTCCAGGACGTCTTCGACGTCCCCGGCCTCACCGAGCTGATGGGCGACATCGAGGCCCGCAGGGTCCGGCTGGTGGAAGTGACCACCCCCGAGCCGTCCCCCTTCGCCCGTTCACTGCTCTTCGGCTATGTGGCGCAGTTCCTCTACGAGGGCGACTCCCCGCTCGCCGAGCGCCGCGCCGCCGCCCTCTCCCTCGACGCGCGGCTGCTGGCCGAGCTCCTGGGCCAGGCCGAGCTGCGCGAGCTGCTCGACGCCGACGTCCTGGCCGAGCTGGAGCACGAGCTGCAATGGCTCACCGAGGACCGCCGGATCAAGGACGCCGAGGGCGTCGCCGACGTCCTGCGGCTGCTCGGCCCGCTCACCGCCGCCGAGCTGACCGAGCGCGGTGCCGAGCCCGGGTGGGCCGAGGACCTGGCCGGGGCCCGGCGCGCCATCCGGGTCCGGATCGCGGGCGAGGACCACTGGACCGCGGTGGAGGACGCGGGGCGGCTGCGGGACGCGCTCGGTACGGCGCTGCCGGTCGGCGTCCCCGAGGCGTTCACCGAACCGGTCAAGGACCCCCTGGGCGATCTGCTGGCCCGCTATGCCCGCACCCACGGCCCGTTCACCTCGGCGCAGGCCGCCGCCCGCTTCGGCCTCGGCGTGGCCGTCACAGAGGGCGCCCTGCACCGCCTGGCCGCCGACGGCCGCGTCGTCCAGGGCGAATTCCATCCCTCGGGCATCGGGCAGGAATGGTGCGACGCCACCGTGCTGCGCCGGCTGCGGCGTCGCTCCCTGGCCGCGCTGCGCCATGAGCTGGAGCCCGTGCCGCCCTCGGCGCTCGCCGCCTTCCTCCCGCAGTGGCAGCATCTGGGCACCCACAGCCTGCGCGGTATCGACGGGCTGGTGCGGGCGATCGAGCAGCTCCAGGGCGCGCCCGTGCCCGCCTCCGCCCTGGAGAAGCTGGTTCTCCCGTCCCGGGTGAGCGATTACGCGCCCACGATGCTCGACGAGCTCGCCGCCTCAGGGGAGGTCGTCTGGGCCGGGGCGGGAGCGCTGCCGGGGAAGGACGGCTGGGTCACCCTGCACCTCGCCGACACCGCCCCGCTGCTGCTGCACACCCCGCACCCCCTTGAGGCGGGCCCCCTCCACCAGGCCGTCCTCGACTCCCTGGCCGGGGGGTACGGGCTGTTCTTCCGCCAGATCGCGGAGCAGGCCCGCGCCGCCGGGCACGAGTTCCAGGACCCCCAGCTCGCCGAGGCCCTGTGGGACCTGGTCTGGTCCGGCCGGGTCACCGGTGACACCCTCGCCCCGCTGCGCTCCCTGCTGGGCTCGGGCCGTACGGCGGGCTCCACCGCCCACCGCGCCAAGCGCACGGTCCCCCGGGGGCGCTACGGCGGCCTTACGGGGCGCACCGGCCGGCCCACGGCATCCCGCAACGGCCCGCCCACCGTCGCCGGGCGCTGGTCCCTGCTGCCGGAGCGCGAGCCCGAGCCCACCCACCGCGCCCACGCCCTGGCCCGCACCCTGCTCGACCGGCACGGCGTGGTCACCCGCGGGGCGGTCGCCGCCGAGGGGGTCGAGGGTGGCTTCTCCGCCGCCTATCGGGTGCTGTCCGCGTTCGAGGAGACCGGCCAGGCGCGCCGTGGCTATGTGGTCGAGGGTCTCGGCGCCGCCCAGTTCGCGATGGACGGCGCGGTGGACCGGCTGCGCGCGGTCAGCACGGCGCGCGACCGCACGGCGGTCCCCGCCTTCGACGGACAGCGGGGGCAGTCCCGGCGCGCCTTCGTGCTCGCCTCGGCCGACCCTGCCAATGCCTACGGCGCCGCGCTTCCCTGGCCCGATCCGCCCGCGGACGCGGGCCACCGGCCGGGCCGTAAGGCGGGAGCGATGGTGGTGCTCGTCGACGGAGAGCTGGCGCTCTACATGGAGCGGGGCGGCAAGACCCTGCTCGCCTGGCCCTCGGGCGAGGCCGAGGCCGCCTCCCCCGAGGACGACGCCCGGCTGTGGACGGCGGTGGAGTCGCTGGCCGAGTCCGCCCGCGCGGGTGCGCTCGGCTCCGTCACCGTCGAGCGCGTCAACGGCGTCCAGGCGCTCTCGTCCCCGATCGGCAAGCTCCTGGAATCGGCGGGCTTCCACCCGACCCCGCGGGGCTTCCGGCTGCGCCCCTGA
- a CDS encoding AraC family transcriptional regulator — protein MGNGESARHWRYPQLPGVDLLRARYIHKTFVWHTHESFVIAAITEGVEEFHHRGAVERTGPGGLALINPEVPHTGRAGAPEGWAYSVLYPAADLVAGVAAETTTLRGTAGFRIPSVDDPQGARLVTAVHRAAEEGNALAADSLLRIALTRLLRDHGGPLPERTAPTAGARGAARARAILQERMADPPSLERLAAELETGPFALLRAFRAVYGMPPHTWLTDARVRRARWLLDAGTAPAEAAVTVGFTDQSHLNRHFTRIVGVPPGAYRRERARTYKTGSEELS, from the coding sequence ATGGGAAACGGGGAGAGCGCGCGGCACTGGCGGTACCCCCAGCTTCCGGGCGTCGATCTGCTGCGGGCCCGCTACATCCACAAGACCTTTGTGTGGCACACCCACGAGTCCTTCGTGATCGCCGCGATCACCGAGGGCGTCGAGGAGTTCCACCACCGTGGCGCCGTCGAGCGCACCGGGCCCGGCGGGCTCGCGCTCATCAACCCGGAGGTACCGCACACCGGACGGGCGGGGGCGCCCGAGGGATGGGCGTACAGCGTGCTGTATCCGGCCGCGGACCTGGTCGCCGGTGTCGCCGCCGAGACGACCACGCTCCGCGGCACGGCCGGATTCCGGATCCCCTCCGTCGACGACCCCCAGGGCGCGCGGCTGGTCACCGCGGTGCACCGGGCCGCCGAGGAGGGCAACGCGCTGGCCGCCGACAGCCTGCTGCGCATCGCCCTCACTCGGCTGCTGCGCGACCATGGCGGCCCGCTCCCCGAGCGCACGGCGCCCACCGCGGGAGCGCGAGGGGCGGCGCGCGCCCGTGCCATCCTCCAGGAGCGCATGGCCGACCCGCCGTCCCTGGAACGGCTGGCGGCCGAGCTGGAGACCGGTCCCTTCGCCCTGCTGCGCGCCTTCCGCGCCGTCTACGGGATGCCGCCGCACACCTGGCTCACCGACGCCCGGGTCCGCCGGGCCCGGTGGCTGCTGGACGCCGGGACCGCGCCCGCCGAGGCGGCGGTCACCGTCGGCTTCACCGACCAGTCCCATCTGAACCGCCACTTCACCCGCATCGTGGGGGTACCACCGGGCGCCTACCGGCGGGAGCGCGCAAGAACGTACAAGACCGGATCCGAAGAGCTCTCCTAA
- a CDS encoding AzlC family ABC transporter permease: MRTDPAAPPADSAVVRDALGVGVAVGLSGFAFGVTSAGAGLGLLQTCALSLLVFTGASQFALVGALAAGGNPFTAAAGAFFLGVRNAFYGLRLSGLLGLPRAVRPLAAHWVIDETSAVALAQPDRRTARLGFTITGLTLYVLWNLTTLIGALGASALGDTDAWGLDAAGPAVFLALLAPMLSGTVERAVAGLGVLLVLLCQPVLPAGVPVLVAALAAPVVLTVHGRMTRGTEPGERR, translated from the coding sequence ATGCGAACCGATCCCGCCGCGCCTCCGGCGGACTCGGCCGTTGTCCGCGACGCCCTGGGCGTCGGTGTCGCCGTGGGGCTCTCCGGCTTCGCCTTCGGGGTGACGTCGGCGGGCGCCGGGCTCGGCCTGCTGCAGACCTGCGCGCTCAGCCTGCTCGTCTTCACCGGGGCGTCGCAGTTCGCCCTCGTGGGCGCGCTGGCGGCGGGTGGCAATCCGTTCACCGCCGCCGCCGGGGCGTTCTTCCTCGGAGTGCGCAACGCCTTCTACGGGCTTCGGCTGTCCGGACTCCTCGGGCTGCCGCGCGCGGTGCGTCCCCTGGCCGCCCACTGGGTCATCGACGAGACCTCCGCCGTCGCGCTCGCCCAGCCCGACCGGCGCACCGCGCGTCTCGGGTTCACCATCACCGGGCTGACGCTGTACGTCCTGTGGAACCTCACCACGCTGATCGGCGCCCTGGGGGCGTCCGCGCTCGGCGACACCGACGCCTGGGGCCTGGACGCCGCTGGGCCCGCCGTCTTCCTCGCCCTGCTGGCCCCCATGCTCAGCGGCACCGTCGAGCGGGCCGTGGCCGGTCTCGGCGTCCTGCTGGTGCTCCTGTGCCAGCCGGTGCTGCCCGCCGGGGTCCCGGTCCTGGTGGCGGCGCTCGCTGCCCCCGTCGTCCTTACGGTGCACGGGCGCATGACGCGCGGCACGGAGCCCGGTGAGCGCCGATGA
- a CDS encoding AzlD domain-containing protein, with the protein MTIWIAIGVTVAGCYLVKLLGLSVPAGVLERPLVRRLAALLPVALLAALTAQQTFSDGQHLRLDARAAGVGAAALALMLRAPFLVVVAVAVVVTAGVRAL; encoded by the coding sequence ATGACCATCTGGATCGCCATCGGCGTCACCGTGGCGGGCTGCTATCTCGTCAAGCTGCTGGGCCTCTCGGTGCCCGCCGGAGTCCTGGAACGCCCGCTCGTCAGGCGTCTGGCCGCGCTGCTGCCCGTGGCCCTGCTCGCCGCCCTCACCGCCCAGCAGACCTTCAGCGACGGCCAGCATCTCCGCCTGGACGCGAGGGCGGCCGGGGTGGGGGCGGCGGCGCTCGCGCTGATGCTCCGCGCCCCCTTCCTGGTGGTGGTCGCCGTGGCCGTCGTCGTCACGGCCGGTGTCCGGGCCCTGTGA
- a CDS encoding DUF3046 domain-containing protein: MRLTDFWQRMADHFGEAYADSFARDHVMSQLGGRTVHEALTDGWEAKDVWRAVCAAMEIPESRR; the protein is encoded by the coding sequence ATGCGGTTGACGGACTTCTGGCAGCGAATGGCGGACCACTTCGGCGAGGCGTACGCCGACTCCTTCGCGCGCGATCATGTGATGTCGCAACTCGGCGGCCGGACGGTGCACGAGGCGCTGACGGACGGCTGGGAGGCCAAGGACGTCTGGCGCGCAGTCTGCGCCGCGATGGAGATCCCCGAGAGCAGGCGCTGA
- a CDS encoding AI-2E family transporter — protein MAPTEETLPSDADDTPSAARASSDSPQPAARMPRWLPRAMVLALALVACYRLATWAFDRLTGLLLNILIAFFLALAIEPAVDRMAARGMRRGLATGLVFLAILIGTAGFFTLLGSMLADQIITMVQDFPQYLDNVVRWINDTFHTHLSRLEIQDSLVHSDWLQSYVKNSADNVLDVSAQVLGGLFKVLTVTLFAFYFAADGPRLRRALCSVLPPTRQVEVLRAWEIAVAKTGGYIYSRGLMALISGVAHYILLEALGVPYAPALAVWVGLISQFIPTIGTYLAGALPMLIAFTIDPWYALWVLVFVVIYQQFENYLLQPRITARTVDIHPAVSFGSVIAGTALLGAVGALIAIPATATLQAFLGAYIKRYDVTDDLRVHGRTRRRGMSALARMRAALARRS, from the coding sequence GTGGCCCCGACCGAAGAGACCCTCCCCTCCGACGCCGACGACACCCCGAGCGCCGCTCGGGCCTCCTCGGACTCCCCACAACCCGCCGCGCGCATGCCGCGCTGGCTGCCGCGCGCCATGGTGCTCGCACTCGCGCTGGTGGCCTGTTACCGCCTTGCGACCTGGGCCTTCGATCGGCTGACCGGGCTTCTGCTGAACATCCTGATCGCGTTCTTCCTGGCGCTCGCGATCGAACCGGCCGTGGACCGGATGGCCGCCCGCGGCATGCGCCGGGGGCTGGCGACGGGGCTGGTCTTTCTCGCCATCCTCATCGGCACCGCGGGCTTCTTCACCCTGCTCGGCTCGATGCTCGCCGATCAGATCATCACCATGGTCCAGGACTTCCCGCAGTACCTCGACAATGTGGTCAGGTGGATCAACGACACGTTCCACACGCATCTGTCGCGGCTGGAGATCCAGGACAGCCTGGTGCACTCCGACTGGCTGCAGAGCTACGTCAAGAACAGCGCCGACAATGTGCTGGACGTCTCCGCACAGGTGCTCGGCGGGTTGTTCAAGGTGCTGACGGTGACCCTGTTCGCCTTCTACTTCGCCGCCGACGGGCCCCGGCTGCGCCGCGCGCTGTGCTCGGTGCTGCCGCCGACCCGGCAGGTCGAGGTCTTGCGCGCCTGGGAGATCGCGGTCGCCAAGACCGGCGGCTACATCTACTCCCGCGGGTTGATGGCACTGATCTCCGGTGTCGCCCACTACATCCTGCTGGAGGCCCTGGGCGTGCCCTACGCCCCGGCGCTCGCCGTCTGGGTGGGGCTGATCTCGCAGTTCATCCCGACCATCGGCACCTATTTGGCCGGGGCCCTGCCGATGCTGATCGCGTTCACCATCGACCCCTGGTACGCGCTGTGGGTCCTGGTCTTCGTCGTGATCTACCAGCAGTTCGAGAACTATCTGCTGCAGCCGAGGATCACCGCCAGGACGGTGGACATCCACCCGGCTGTCTCCTTCGGATCGGTGATAGCGGGCACCGCGCTGCTGGGCGCGGTGGGCGCGCTGATCGCGATTCCGGCGACCGCGACGCTGCAGGCGTTCCTCGGCGCGTACATCAAGCGCTATGACGTGACCGACGATCTGCGGGTGCACGGGCGCACGCGGCGGCGCGGCATGTCGGCCCTCGCGCGGATGCGCGCCGCGTTGGCGCGGCGTAGTTGA
- the recA gene encoding recombinase RecA, translating into MAGTDREKALDAALAQIERQFGKGAVMRMGDRPNEPIEVIPTGSTALDVALGVGGLPRGRVVEVYGPESSGKTTLTLHAVANAQRAGGTVAFVDAEHALDPDYAQKLGVDTDSLILSQPDNGEQALEIVDMLVRSGALDLIVIDSVAALVPRAEIEGEMGDSHVGLQARLMSQALRKITSALNQSKTTAIFINQLREKIGVMFGSPETTTGGRALKFYASVRIDIRRIETLKDGTDAVGNRTRVKVVKNKVAPPFKQAEFDILYGQGISREGGLIDMGVEHGFVRKSGAWYTYEGDQLGQGKENARNFLKDNPDLANEIERKIKEKLGIGVRPQDPAAAEPTADAAGAAGVTDAAPAKAVAAPAAKTGAKAAKAAAAKS; encoded by the coding sequence ATGGCAGGAACCGACCGCGAGAAGGCGCTCGACGCCGCGCTCGCACAGATTGAACGGCAATTCGGCAAGGGCGCCGTGATGCGCATGGGCGATCGGCCAAACGAGCCGATCGAGGTCATCCCCACCGGGTCGACCGCTCTCGACGTCGCCCTCGGCGTCGGCGGTCTGCCGCGCGGCCGGGTGGTCGAGGTCTACGGCCCCGAGTCCTCCGGTAAGACGACCCTGACCCTGCACGCGGTGGCCAATGCCCAGCGGGCCGGCGGCACCGTCGCCTTCGTGGACGCCGAGCACGCCCTCGACCCGGACTACGCGCAGAAGCTGGGCGTGGACACCGACTCCCTGATCCTCTCCCAGCCGGACAACGGCGAGCAGGCGCTTGAGATCGTGGACATGCTGGTCCGCTCCGGCGCCCTCGACCTCATCGTCATCGACTCCGTCGCCGCCCTGGTGCCGCGCGCGGAGATCGAGGGCGAGATGGGCGACTCCCACGTCGGCCTCCAGGCCCGGCTGATGAGCCAGGCGCTCCGTAAGATCACCAGCGCGCTCAACCAGTCCAAGACCACCGCGATCTTCATCAACCAGCTCCGCGAGAAGATCGGCGTGATGTTCGGCTCGCCGGAGACCACGACCGGTGGCCGGGCGCTGAAGTTCTACGCGTCGGTGCGCATCGACATCCGCCGCATCGAGACCCTCAAGGACGGCACCGACGCGGTCGGCAACCGTACCCGCGTCAAGGTCGTCAAGAACAAGGTCGCGCCGCCCTTCAAGCAGGCCGAGTTCGACATCCTCTACGGCCAGGGCATCAGCCGCGAGGGCGGTCTGATCGACATGGGCGTCGAGCACGGCTTCGTCCGCAAGTCCGGTGCCTGGTACACCTACGAGGGCGACCAGCTCGGCCAGGGCAAGGAGAACGCCCGTAACTTCCTGAAGGACAACCCCGATCTCGCCAATGAGATCGAGAGGAAGATCAAGGAAAAGCTCGGTATCGGGGTCAGGCCCCAGGACCCGGCGGCCGCGGAGCCCACCGCGGACGCGGCTGGTGCCGCGGGCGTGACCGACGCGGCGCCGGCGAAGGCCGTGGCCGCCCCGGCGGCCAAGACCGGGGCGAAGGCGGCCAAGGCCGCCGCGGCCAAGAGCTGA